AAACTGAGGACCATCTCAAAAAACTTATTTtgtggggtgcccaggtggctcaggtcgtggtcctgggatagagccccacatcgggctccctgttcagcaggaggcctgctttttccctctccccctctccctgcttgcattccctctcactgtctctctctctctctctctctctctctctctctctgtgtcaaatagataaaaaactttaaaaaataaattaaaaaaaaacttattttgtgAGGGGCTGACCCACATCCCTCTCAACTATCCCCCAGGCCCTCCATCCTGACCACTGACCACGTGCCTATTCTTTGTCCAACAACTGTTAGGATGGCCTTGCGGAGACCTGAGCCAATGTAACAATGATTGGTCCATAGACCCACCCAGCCTGGAGGTCTCCACAGCAGAACATCCCTGCTCTAGTTAGCTCCCAGAGCACCCCAAACTCCTAAATCCTCCAAATCACAGTTGCCAGGCCTGCAGGAAAAAGTAGGCAATCAATCAGAAGTTTCCCTTGGCAATGTGGAAAGAAGCATGCTAAACACAGAGCATTTCTCCTCTTCCCAGGACAACCTGGAAAAAAACAACCTTTCCAGAGACGACTGCCTTCCCTGGCTCCAAGTCTCTAACATTTTGGGTAATCAATGGAAGGTAAAGACCACCCATCCCAGGCAAATCTCTAACTCACCACTTTGTGGCAGCAGAAGGTAATGACAGCGAGAGGGAGGAACTTTTAGAATTACATGCAACCGACTTTCAGGTTTCCAGCTTCTCTGCCTCAAACATCGAAAAGTTTCTAAGTTTTCtcctgaaggaaaaaagaggaaaagggggaTGCCTTCACAGGCCAGCCCTGCCTCTAACTGTTCTGCCCAagaaacccaagagtcagaccAAAAACTGTCACCCACAGCATcttccaggaaggaaagaaggaaaggagccCCACTCAGGGTGGACGCAGCAGGTTGCATGAGCAAGAAGGTAGGAAGCCTCcccaggaaagagggaagaggggcTACCCTGAGCTCAGTCTAGGTCCGGATGTGCCAACCCAGATgatgttttttccccctcccacaTGAATGGCTGCCAGAACCAGGGTTCCGGATCCCGGCCCCCAGTGCAGCTGCCCACCCCTGTCCTTTCCAGGGGTGCAGCCCGGAGGCCTTTCTGATCGTGCCGCAAAGAGGAGAGACTAGGATGAGGGAAGCAAAGGGAGGCCCCCACCTGCGCCCCACGccagcccttcctcctccctgggaaACCGAATGAAAGGCGATCACCTCCCCGCCGGCAATGCCAGCCGGCCCAGCTGGGCTGCCTCCTGTCAGCCCTCACCAGGAATGGCCAGGCCGCTACGGGCCAGAGGAACCGGCCCCGCAGGCGATTGGGCCCGAAGAAGGCCCCAGGGCCGCAGGTTGGGCCCGGTTAGGAGCTACGCGCCCTGGCTGGCCTGGGCCGCCCCAGAGCTCAGGAGGCCGCCGGGTCGGGCCGGAGGTGGAGAGGGGAAGGTGGTGGTGGCAGGCGGACCGGCTGGGGAAGGGGTGCGGCGGGCGCGGGAGTGACCCCCAGACGCAGCCCCGAGCGCCCCGCCGCTCACCTGCTCCAGGCCGCCCGCGGGGTCAGGCGCGGGGCGAGTGGCGACCGGCTGCTCTCTCGGCCGCCCCTTTATTCCGGCTccagcggcggcggcgcggccTACGCGCACTGCCAATCCCCGGCCTCGAGTAGCGGCGGCGGCCGGCCTGGGGGCGGGGAACGGGCTAGCGGCGGCCGGAACCGAGGAAGCGACGTGCGTGGCCGGAATAGCGGGGCCAGGGCGGAGGAGCGCCGGGAGGGCGGGCGGACGGACCGACGGCCTTGCAGAGACCGGCGGACAGGCGGGCGGCGCGGGGGCCAGGGAGGCGGGGCCGGGGGAGGAGCGGCAgccggggcggcggcggctgcaggAGGAGCGGGCGGCACGGAGCGAGGCCGCCCCCTGCCGGGGACCCCGCGGCCGGGCCGGGTCGCACAGTGGGGCGTGCGGGGTGGCTCTCCAGTTACCTGGCCTGCACGCCTCAGCTGACCCAGGGAGGGCGCCCCGCTTCCCACCAACCTGCTCGGCCTTAGGGGAGGAGGCGCGCCGGACCCGCGGCCCGACGCCCGCTCTTGAGAGGAGGGGTCTCCTAGACCCTCCGATCTTCTGGAACTGACCCGCCTCTGACTGCTCAGCTTGCTCTTAGGAGACGCGCCCCCGAAGCTCGGACCCTGGACCGGCTTGAGGAGGGGTGTCCCGGACCTCTGATCCCGTCTGGGCCTCGAGGGCAGTGATCTCCGCTGGGTCTAGGGCGCTGACCGCTGATCCAGCGACCGTCCGCGGCAAGGAAGTCTGGTCACGGATGGCTGCTGACAGAGGAGCGAACAGAGAGGTCAGGGCCCAGAGCGATCTGTGAAATGAGCACACAGAGGCTAGGTATGGGGTTCCGGGAGGCTCCAGGTAGCCGTCAAGGCGCTGCGAGCTGGCAAGCGGCGTGGTCCGAGTGGTAGAGTCCCGCCAGAGTCGTGTGGGGCCCCGCCCCTCCAGGCCCCGCCCCGAGGCGGTGCTTCCCCTGGCTCCGCCCCCGGGAGGGCACTTCCGGCGCAGCGGAATTCCGGGTGCGATCCCTCGCGGATACGGCCTGTTGTGGTGAAGGCCCCATGAGTGCGGCGCCCCTGGTGGGCTACAGCAGCAGCGGCTCGGAGGATGAGGATGAGGCCGAGGCCGCGGCCGGGGCCCTGGCGCGACCCGGAGCTGGAGGCTGCCGGCGGTAAGGAGCGAGAGGATCTTTCTGGGGAGGGCGCTGGTTCGCGCGACACCTCGACGGGACCCGAGGGTCCTGGGGGGAAAGGGGCGATGATGCGGGGCGGCTCGCCTGGGAAAGAAGAGGGGCACAGCGGGAAGGAGGGTCCGGAGGACAGCCCTGGACACAGCCCCAGAGTGCCCCCACCTGGCTAGGCCAAGGTGAGGAGGCAGGAAACGTGGGCTCGGGTCCAGCCTCCAGCGCTGGCCGCTGGGATCTCCTGGTGCCGCCGGGATGTCCGGGCGCGCACCCACAGCGTCATCCTAGGTCTGTTTCCACATTTGGAGAGTGTTTTCATTCATCCGGTAAATACTCATGGAGCACCCGCTCTGCGCCAGGCTCCGGCTGGGACGCTCCGCAGTGAACGAAACGGTCGAAGTCTGACTTCGTGGAGCTTCTGTTCTCAAGTGCCACGCCTGGTGCTTTTAAGAGTGCCTTTCAAGCAGGCATCTCTGTTGATCTCACAATAGCTCTATCAGGTCGGGAtacactttacagatgaggaaactgaggcctacaCAATGCACATGACTTGCCCCAAGACCCCAAAGCTAGGAAGCGCTACTCCAGTTCAGGCTTGTCTACCCTAGGGAATGTGAACCACACTGTGCTGCCTGCCCAGTAGTCTCCCAGGCCCCCAGGTAAAGTCAGCCTCCCAGGGCTGTTGGGAGACCCCAGTGAGACAGTACTGGGGAAGGAGTTTTGTGGTTATCTAGAAGCTGCCTGCAGCACCTGGTGGGAAATGGAGGCACACAGTCACCCTGAATAAGGGGTTATGACTTTTGTTGTAGCTACAGAGGTAGAGAATGTCAGGAGGCTAAGTGtgcccatttccttttttctctcttgcagtTCCCAGAGCCCTCTCCCCAGCCAGAGGTTGCCAGTACCCGACAGTGTGCTGCACATGTTCCTAGACACTGAGGGAGAGCCTGAGGACGACCAGGAAAAACATGGAGGCCGGGTGCGCACCTTCCCCCATGAGCGGGGCAACTGGGCTACCCACGTCTATGTGCCATGTGAGTAACGTCTAAAGGGCGAGAGGCTGAGACTGACAggtgcctctttcttttttttttttaatttaaagattttatttatttatttgactgacagagatcacaagtaggtggggggggggggggtgccccgggaagcagggtccctggtgagcagagagcctgatgcgattcggggcttgatcacaggaccctgggatcgtgacctgagctgaaggcagaggctttaacccactgagccccccaggcaccccgacagGTACCTCTTGATGGGAGGAAGCTGGCCCCAACCAGGAGGAACAAGCCAGAAACCTCTGACATGGATGGTAGGAAAGAGATGGACTTAGCAGAGAAAATTGGGgagtttttctgtaaatttgttttcagtttcgAATTCAttgcctaaatttttttttttttttaattaattctggGTATAATGTTTTCCCACTCATGAGGAGGTGACCAAGGGAGGGTCTAGGGCAGAGTGTCGGCCATCCCGGAATGTGGCTGTAGCTGGCAGTTTATTTCTAAGAGGCCTCTGGGTATGCTGGGCAGGtctcccctcccgcccccaccagCCTCCATGAGTGAATGGCAGGCACATAATGCCATCCTTTAGTAAGTTACTGGACTTCCCAGAGCCTCAGTgtctttatctctaaaataggTATTATAGAAATCTGTATCTCCTAGGacttttgtgaagattaaatcagATCGTTTATgtcaggctcttttttttttttttttaagattttatttattcatttgacagagacacagagagagggagaacataagcggggggagcaggagagggagaagcaggcttcccattgaggaGGGAGCCCTATTTGGgtctcgatccccggaccctgggatcataacctgagccgaaggcagccgcttaacaactgagccacccaggcgccctatttatgTCAGGCTCTTAACACAATACACAGAGTAGGTGGTGGCCCTTAGTATTTTGTGTTAATTAGGTCAACTCTTAGAACCTCCATTTCCCCATCCACAGAAGAATGAGTCTCTACACTGCCTGCTCACCAGGGCATTGGGATAAATTGACTAACATACGGGGCGCAAGCAGTTACCCATGCAGCTCCAGGCCCACAtttggttaaaaaagaagaagaatatgtgAACATTCAGTGGTGGTCGTCGTGGTGTTCTTCGTCTTTGTGAAAAATTAGGAGCATTCTAAATATTTATCAGGAGATTCAACATCTAATAGGGACTGATAAAGGAAGTGTTGTTTGTGATTATGGATTACTGTGGACCAGTGACCATGAGCTTGCCCACTACACTGAAAGGAAGACTGTCCACCCTGTAGTGTTACATGAAGAAAGCCAGTGGAAGAACAGTTTGAATGGTACACTctcatcttttcaacaaataaaatgtGTACACTGGGATAAGCACTGAGCAGAGGCTGGGAAGAAAGGCATCCAACTCCAGCAGTCTTGATCTCTAGGGTAGTAGTCTTGAAAGTGGGGTGTATGCCCCCTGGGGAGAGGTCAGGATGACCCATCTGGAAGAAAAGTGTTAGAACTTCCTTATATATCTCTTTTTATCtcctctttttaaagtttctgtttttggggcacctggctcactcagtcagaagagcatacgACTTGATCTcggggccatgagttcaagccccacgttgggtatggagataaccaaaaaataaataaactttaaataaataaataaaaatttccattctcAAGAGTGTACATTTTACAGTGGACATAATTTTGTAACATGCACATTtgtaacataaataaatacacatttattgcaGGGATGCTTGTGAGTTTGTTTCCTAATGGCCCAGGTGATCAAAACAATTTGGAGACCACTGCTTTAGGTGATAGGATTTCAGGAGGCCCTGCTTTCTCCTTTGCATATTTCCTTCTCGTACTTGAACTCTTTACAGTGAGTATATGTGTGTTACTTCTATAGCCACAAAAATCATATTAAACTACATAGAACTAGGCTGCTCTCAAATTAAGTGTCCCCAGAAGTCCAGAGTAACAAaggcctttctctgccttctgggatTCTTCCTTCAGCCACACGGCCCTGGCTAAGAGAATGGCCCGCCCTATCCACTCTTGCCTCCAGATGAAACGAGGGAGGACTTCCTGGATCTGCTGGACATGTTGCTGGCCCACGCCCAGACATGTGTCCCCCGGCTGGTCCGGATGGAGGCATTCCACGTCAGCTTGTCCCAGAGCGTGGTGCTGCGGCATCATTGGATCATCCCCTTTGTGCAGGCTCTGAAGGACCGCCTGGCCTCCTTCCAGCGGTGAGTGCCTGgtgcttcctcctctgcttctcctcccctcaGCTCCTCTTCCTGTCCTAAGCTACTGTGTGGGTGTAGGTGTGGGGCGTACTACCCTAGCCAGCAGACCAGACCTGAAGGTTGAACACAACATCTGGAGCAGCCTACCATATACCCCACCTTGGGTGACTTTGGACAGGCCACAGAAGCTCTGGAAGCCTTGAATCCTTACCTGTGGGCAGGTCATGGGAGCGGTGATGGCCGCCTCCAAGGGGACCTATGAGAGTAAAATGAGGTCATGCGGGCCTTGGCGTAGTGCTCGGGGAAGGATGGGACCTGGACCCCGCCTCTGGCTTGGTTGGCTAGCCTCAAACTTTTCTTTCCTCAACTACGCATATTTCTTCTTCCTACCGGAGTGCCTTTCCCCCTGTACTTAGCCATATCAAAGCCCTGCTCCTTCCCAGAGGCTCTCCAATTTGGCATCTCCCCCAGAGTTCCCCAGTCCCTGGG
The DNA window shown above is from Mustela nigripes isolate SB6536 chromosome 17, MUSNIG.SB6536, whole genome shotgun sequence and carries:
- the USB1 gene encoding U6 snRNA phosphodiesterase 1 isoform X3 encodes the protein MSAAPLVGYSSSGSEDEDEAEAAAGALARPGAGGCRRSQSPLPSQRLPVPDSVLHMFLDTEGEPEDDQEKHGGRVRTFPHERGNWATHVYVPYETREDFLDLLDMLLAHAQTCVPRLVRMEAFHVSLSQSVVLRHHWIIPFVQALKDRLASFQRTFVGLEVTSGHPQFLDLVSEVDRVMEEFDLTTFYQDPSFHVSLAWCVGDARLPLEGRCLRELQLYQVLSFHFLLCKIGMIGPTSPDCRADETRLLSVEPVRPSLSLPLQCLTPEGF
- the USB1 gene encoding U6 snRNA phosphodiesterase 1 isoform X1; translated protein: MSAAPLVGYSSSGSEDEDEAEAAAGALARPGAGGCRRSQSPLPSQRLPVPDSVLHMFLDTEGEPEDDQEKHGGRVRTFPHERGNWATHVYVPYETREDFLDLLDMLLAHAQTCVPRLVRMEAFHVSLSQSVVLRHHWIIPFVQALKDRLASFQRFFFTANRVKIYTNQEKTRTFVGLEVTSGHPQFLDLVSEVDRVMEEFDLTTFYQDPSFHVSLAWCVGDARLPLEGRCLRELQLYQVLSFHFLLCKIGMIGPTSPDCRADETRLLSVEPVRPSLSLPLQCLTPEGF
- the USB1 gene encoding U6 snRNA phosphodiesterase 1 isoform X4 gives rise to the protein MSAAPLVGYSSSGSEDEDEAEAAAGALARPGAGGCRRSQSPLPSQRLPVPDSVLHMFLDTEGEPEDDQEKHGGRVRTFPHERGNWATHVYVPYETREDFLDLLDMLLAHAQTCVPRLVRMEAFHVSLSQSVVLRHHWIIPFVQALKDRLASFQRFFFTANRVKIYTNQEKTRTFVGLEVTSGHPQFLDLVSEVDRVMEEFDLTTFYQDPSFHVSLAWCVGDARLPLEGRCLRELQNIVDEFEDPEMVLRAHAEQVRCKSGNKFFSMPLK
- the USB1 gene encoding U6 snRNA phosphodiesterase 1 isoform X6, with amino-acid sequence MSAAPLVGYSSSGSEDEDEAEAAAGALARPGAGGCRRSQSPLPSQRLPVPDSVLHMFLDTEGEPEDDQEKHGGRVRTFPHERGNWATHVYVPYETREDFLDLLDMLLAHAQTCVPRLVRMEAFHVSLSQSVVLRHHWIIPFVQALKDRLASFQRFFFTANRVKIYTNQEKTRTFVGLEVTSGHPQFLDLVSEVDRVMEEFDLTTFYQDPSFHVSLAWCVGDARLPLEGRCLRELQM
- the USB1 gene encoding U6 snRNA phosphodiesterase 1 isoform X2; the protein is MSAAPLVGYSSSGSEDEDEAEAAAGALARPGAGGCRRSQSPLPSQRLPVPDSVLHMFLDTEGEPEDDQEKHGGRVRTFPHERGNWATHVYVPYETREDFLDLLDMLLAHAQTCVPRLVRMEAFHVSLSQSVVLRHHWIIPFVQALKDRLASFQRFFFTANRVKIYTNQEKTRTFVGLEVTSGHPQFLDLVSEVDRVMEEFDLTTFYQDPSFHVSLAWCVGDARLPLEGRCLRELQLSFLIFWWKNIVDEFEDPEMVLRAHAEQVRCKSGNKFFSMPLK
- the USB1 gene encoding U6 snRNA phosphodiesterase 1 isoform X5 — protein: MSAAPLVGYSSSGSEDEDEAEAAAGALARPGAGGCRRSQSPLPSQRLPVPDSVLHMFLDTEGEPEDDQEKHGGRVRTFPHERGNWATHVYVPYETREDFLDLLDMLLAHAQTCVPRLVRMEAFHVSLSQSVVLRHHWIIPFVQALKDRLASFQRTFVGLEVTSGHPQFLDLVSEVDRVMEEFDLTTFYQDPSFHVSLAWCVGDARLPLEGRCLRELQNIVDEFEDPEMVLRAHAEQVRCKSGNKFFSMPLK